In Jaculus jaculus isolate mJacJac1 chromosome 11, mJacJac1.mat.Y.cur, whole genome shotgun sequence, the following proteins share a genomic window:
- the Rbm47 gene encoding RNA-binding protein 47 isoform X2, with the protein MTAEDSTAAAMSSDPAAAAAAAAAAAGSSAKVPEGVAGAPNEAALLALMERTGYSMVQENGQRKYGGPPPGWEGAHPQRGCEVFVGKIPRDVYEDELVPVFESVGRIYELRLMMDFDGKNRGYAFVMYCHKQDAKRAVRELNNYEIRPGRLLGVCCSVDNCRLFIGGIPKMKKREEILEEIAKVTEGVLDVIVYASAADKMKNRGFAFVEYESHRAAAMARRKLMPGRIQLWGHQIAVDWAEPEIDVDEDVMETVKILYVRNLMIETTEDTIKKSFGQFNPGCVERVKKIRDYAFVHFASREDAVHAMNNLNGTELDGSCLEVTLAKPVDKEQYSRYQKAAKGGGAADVSPQQPSYVYSCDPYTLAYYGYPYNALIGPNRDYFVKGSVRGRGRGAAGNRAPGPRGSYLGGYSAGRGIYSRYHEGKGKQQEKGYELVPNLEISAVNPVAIKPATVAIPAIGPQYSMFQAAPAPKIIEDGKIHAMEHMISPIAVQPDPASAAAAAAAAAAAAAAVIPAVSTPPPFQGRPITPVYTVAPNVQRIPTAGIYGASYVPFAAPATATIATLQKNAAAAVYGGYAGYIPQAFPAAAIQVPIHDVYQTY; encoded by the exons ATGACCGCAGAGGATTCCACGGCGGCAGCCATGAGCAGCGaccctgcggcggcggcggcggcggcggcggcggcggcggggtccTCGGCCAAGGTGCCCGAGGGCGTGGCGGGGGCCCCCAACGAGGCGGCGCTGCTGGCGCTGATGGAGCGCACGGGCTACAGCATGGTGCAGGAGAACGGGCAGCGCAAGTACGGCGGTCCGCCGCCGGGCTGGGAGGGCGCGCATCCGCAGCGCGGCTGCGAGGTCTTCGTGGGCAAGATCCCCCGAGACGTGTACGAGGACGAGCTGGTGCCCGTGTTCGAGTCCGTGGGCCGCATCTACGAGCTGCGCCTCATGATGGATTTCGACGGCAAGAACCGCGGCTACGCCTTCGTCATGTACTGCCACAAGCAGGACGCCAAGCGCGCCGTGCGGGAGCTCAACAACTACGAGATCCGCCCGGGGCGCCTGCTGGGCGTGTGCTGCAGCGTGGACAACTGCCGCCTCTTCATCGGCGGCATCCCCAAGATGAAGAAGCGCGAGGAGATCCTGGAGGAGATCGCCAAGGTCACGGAGGGCGTGCTGGACGTGATCGTGTACGCCAGCGCCGCAGACAAGATGAAGAACCGGGGCTTCGCCTTCGTGGAGTACGAGAGCCACCGCGCCGCGGCCATGGCGCGGCGCAAACTCATGCCCGGGCGCATCCAGCTGTGGGGTCATCAGATCGCCGTGGACTGGGCCGAGCCCGAGATCGACGTGGACGAGGACGTCATGGAGACCGTGAAGATCCTCTACGTGCGCAACCTCATGATCGAGACCACCGAGGACACCATCAAGAAGAGCTTCGGCCAGTTCAACCCGGGCTGCGTGGAGCGCGTCAAGAAGATCCGAGACTACGCCTTCGTGCACTTCGCCAGCCGCGAGGATGCCGTGCACGCCATGAACAACCTCAATGGCACCGAGCTGGACGGCTCCTGCCTCGAGGTCACGCTGGCCAAGCCCGTGGACAAGGAGCAGTACTCTCGCTACCAGAAGGCGGCCAAGGGCGGTGGAGCAGCCGACGTGTCCCCCCAGCAGCCCAGCTACGTGTACTCCTGCGACCCCTACACGCTGGCCTACTACGGATACCCCTACAATGCGCTCATCGGGCCCAACCGGGACTACTTCGTGAAAG GCAGCGTAAGAGGCCGAGGCCGAGGTGCAGCTGGCAACAGAGCCCCAGGGCCCAGGGGTTCCTACCTCGGGGGATATTCTGCTGGCCGTGGTATATATAGTCGATACCACgaagggaaaggaaaacaacaagaaaaaggatATGAACTTGTGCCGAACTTGGAAATATCGGCTGTCAATCCAGTTGCCATTAAACCCGCAACAG TGGCCATCCCTGCCATCGGGCCCCAGTATTCCATGTTTCAAGCAGCCCCGGCCCCTAAAATCATCGAAGATGGGAAGATCCACGCCATGGAACACATGATCAGCCCCATCGCGGTGCAGCCAGACCCGGCCAGCGCTGCTGcggccgccgccgctgctgcagCCGCCGCAGCCGCCGTGATCCCCGCCGTATCCACACCACCGCCTTTCCAG GGCCGCCCAATAACTCCAGTATATACCGTGGCTCCAAACGTCCAGAGAATTCCCACTGCCGGCATCTATGGGGCCAGTTATGTTCCCTTCGCGGCCCCGGCCACGGCCACGATCGCCACACTACAGAAGAACGCGGCCGCCGCCGTGTACGGAGGGTACGCCGGCTACATACCTCAGGCCTTCCCCGCTGCTGCTATTCAGGTGCCTATTCACGACGTCTACCAGACTTACTGA
- the Rbm47 gene encoding RNA-binding protein 47 isoform X1 has product MTAEDSTAAAMSSDPAAAAAAAAAAAGSSAKVPEGVAGAPNEAALLALMERTGYSMVQENGQRKYGGPPPGWEGAHPQRGCEVFVGKIPRDVYEDELVPVFESVGRIYELRLMMDFDGKNRGYAFVMYCHKQDAKRAVRELNNYEIRPGRLLGVCCSVDNCRLFIGGIPKMKKREEILEEIAKVTEGVLDVIVYASAADKMKNRGFAFVEYESHRAAAMARRKLMPGRIQLWGHQIAVDWAEPEIDVDEDVMETVKILYVRNLMIETTEDTIKKSFGQFNPGCVERVKKIRDYAFVHFASREDAVHAMNNLNGTELDGSCLEVTLAKPVDKEQYSRYQKAAKGGGAADVSPQQPSYVYSCDPYTLAYYGYPYNALIGPNRDYFVKAGSVRGRGRGAAGNRAPGPRGSYLGGYSAGRGIYSRYHEGKGKQQEKGYELVPNLEISAVNPVAIKPATVAIPAIGPQYSMFQAAPAPKIIEDGKIHAMEHMISPIAVQPDPASAAAAAAAAAAAAAAVIPAVSTPPPFQGRPITPVYTVAPNVQRIPTAGIYGASYVPFAAPATATIATLQKNAAAAVYGGYAGYIPQAFPAAAIQVPIHDVYQTY; this is encoded by the exons ATGACCGCAGAGGATTCCACGGCGGCAGCCATGAGCAGCGaccctgcggcggcggcggcggcggcggcggcggcggcggggtccTCGGCCAAGGTGCCCGAGGGCGTGGCGGGGGCCCCCAACGAGGCGGCGCTGCTGGCGCTGATGGAGCGCACGGGCTACAGCATGGTGCAGGAGAACGGGCAGCGCAAGTACGGCGGTCCGCCGCCGGGCTGGGAGGGCGCGCATCCGCAGCGCGGCTGCGAGGTCTTCGTGGGCAAGATCCCCCGAGACGTGTACGAGGACGAGCTGGTGCCCGTGTTCGAGTCCGTGGGCCGCATCTACGAGCTGCGCCTCATGATGGATTTCGACGGCAAGAACCGCGGCTACGCCTTCGTCATGTACTGCCACAAGCAGGACGCCAAGCGCGCCGTGCGGGAGCTCAACAACTACGAGATCCGCCCGGGGCGCCTGCTGGGCGTGTGCTGCAGCGTGGACAACTGCCGCCTCTTCATCGGCGGCATCCCCAAGATGAAGAAGCGCGAGGAGATCCTGGAGGAGATCGCCAAGGTCACGGAGGGCGTGCTGGACGTGATCGTGTACGCCAGCGCCGCAGACAAGATGAAGAACCGGGGCTTCGCCTTCGTGGAGTACGAGAGCCACCGCGCCGCGGCCATGGCGCGGCGCAAACTCATGCCCGGGCGCATCCAGCTGTGGGGTCATCAGATCGCCGTGGACTGGGCCGAGCCCGAGATCGACGTGGACGAGGACGTCATGGAGACCGTGAAGATCCTCTACGTGCGCAACCTCATGATCGAGACCACCGAGGACACCATCAAGAAGAGCTTCGGCCAGTTCAACCCGGGCTGCGTGGAGCGCGTCAAGAAGATCCGAGACTACGCCTTCGTGCACTTCGCCAGCCGCGAGGATGCCGTGCACGCCATGAACAACCTCAATGGCACCGAGCTGGACGGCTCCTGCCTCGAGGTCACGCTGGCCAAGCCCGTGGACAAGGAGCAGTACTCTCGCTACCAGAAGGCGGCCAAGGGCGGTGGAGCAGCCGACGTGTCCCCCCAGCAGCCCAGCTACGTGTACTCCTGCGACCCCTACACGCTGGCCTACTACGGATACCCCTACAATGCGCTCATCGGGCCCAACCGGGACTACTTCGTGAAAG CAGGCAGCGTAAGAGGCCGAGGCCGAGGTGCAGCTGGCAACAGAGCCCCAGGGCCCAGGGGTTCCTACCTCGGGGGATATTCTGCTGGCCGTGGTATATATAGTCGATACCACgaagggaaaggaaaacaacaagaaaaaggatATGAACTTGTGCCGAACTTGGAAATATCGGCTGTCAATCCAGTTGCCATTAAACCCGCAACAG TGGCCATCCCTGCCATCGGGCCCCAGTATTCCATGTTTCAAGCAGCCCCGGCCCCTAAAATCATCGAAGATGGGAAGATCCACGCCATGGAACACATGATCAGCCCCATCGCGGTGCAGCCAGACCCGGCCAGCGCTGCTGcggccgccgccgctgctgcagCCGCCGCAGCCGCCGTGATCCCCGCCGTATCCACACCACCGCCTTTCCAG GGCCGCCCAATAACTCCAGTATATACCGTGGCTCCAAACGTCCAGAGAATTCCCACTGCCGGCATCTATGGGGCCAGTTATGTTCCCTTCGCGGCCCCGGCCACGGCCACGATCGCCACACTACAGAAGAACGCGGCCGCCGCCGTGTACGGAGGGTACGCCGGCTACATACCTCAGGCCTTCCCCGCTGCTGCTATTCAGGTGCCTATTCACGACGTCTACCAGACTTACTGA